The genomic region AGTCGGGCTGGGAGCAGTCGATCGCCTTCCAGACGCGCAACCCGCTGCACCGCGCCCACGAGTACGCGCTCGTCTACGGCGCCGAGGTCATCCTGCGCGAGAACGGCAAGAAGACCGGCGTCGTGCTGAACCCGCTCGTCGGCCAGCTCAAGGGCGACGACGTTCCGGCCGCGACGCGGATGGACACCTACGAGGCGCTCGTCGAGAACCGCCTCCTGGGCGAGGGCGACATGGACGTCGAGCTGTGGTCGTCGAAGGGGCAGGACCTCAACGACAACCTCGAGCTCGTCGGCCTCGACATGCGCATGTACTACGGCGGCCCGAGCGAGGCCGTGATGCACGCGATCTACCGCCAGAACCTCGGCTTCACGCACTTCATCATCGGACGCAAGCACGCCGACGCGCCGTTCGACGACAAGACGGCGATCTGGGGTGACTTCGACGCGCAGGAGGTCTTCGAGAACCTCGGCGGCGGCCTGGAGATCGCGACGGTCAACGTCGGCTTCGCCGCGTACTTCGAGGAGCTCGGCCGCGTCGGCCTCATGGAGGCGAACAAGGACAAGACGTCCGTGTTCATCTCTGGCACCAAGGTGCGCGAGCAGCTCGTGGGCGGCGAGTTCCCGGACCCGCGGATCATGCGCGAGACGACGGCGAAGATCCTCGTCGACTTCTACAAGACGAAAGAGGCCTGATCCGATGGGGCTCTTCGACAAGTTCAAGAAGAAGCCCGCTCCGGCGCCTCGACCGATGCCGCGGCCGCTGATGCGGCCCGGCGCGGTGCAGAAGCCCGAGCCGCAGGCCGAGAACGACTTCATCATCATCACCCTCGACTCGTGCCGCTTCGACTCGTTCATGGCGGCGGAGACGAAGACGATCCAGAAGATCTCGGGCGGCAAGGTCGAGAAGCGCTACACCTACGCCTCGTGGACGGCCCCGTCCCACTACAACCTCCTCCCGGGCCTCCTCCCGCACACGTCGCCTGAGAACGTGTACGCGTCGGAGTACTACAAGGAGGACTTCTACAACTACAACGACCGCCTGGGCTCCAAGGGCACCGACATCGACTTCGGTGCGATGGTCCCGGGTCTCTGGC from Bacteroidota bacterium harbors:
- a CDS encoding sulfate adenylyltransferase is translated as MTAANAVTLPVHGGLDQPVDRIDPSAAAAAEGLAAVEVNEVDRTTLYRIADGTLSPIEGPMARADYDSVLGEGAIERGGRKWAWTIPIILPVTDAEAAACTDGARIALTSGGAAFGVLEVDGGAFDWDKAAFIKAVYRTDRTDHPGARLWTGDERTKLVGGTITLAPETDSRPFAKRVMGPAQTRKLIEESGWEQSIAFQTRNPLHRAHEYALVYGAEVILRENGKKTGVVLNPLVGQLKGDDVPAATRMDTYEALVENRLLGEGDMDVELWSSKGQDLNDNLELVGLDMRMYYGGPSEAVMHAIYRQNLGFTHFIIGRKHADAPFDDKTAIWGDFDAQEVFENLGGGLEIATVNVGFAAYFEELGRVGLMEANKDKTSVFISGTKVREQLVGGEFPDPRIMRETTAKILVDFYKTKEA